The segment tttgaatatgctatctaggttggtcataactttccttccaaggagtaagcatcttttaatttcatggctgcagtcagcatctgcagtgatttgggagcccagaaaaataaagtctgacactgtttccactgtttccccatctatttcccatgaagtgatgggaccagatgccaagatctttgttttctgaatgttgagctttaagccaactttttcactctcctctttcactttcatcaagaggctttttagttcctcttcactttctgccataagggcagtgtcatctgcatatctgaggttattgatatttctcccggcgatcttgattccagcttgtgcttcttccagcccagcgtttctcatgatgtactccgcatagaagttaaataagcagagtgacagtatacagccttgacgtactccttttcctatttggaaccaatctgttgttccatgtccagttctaactgttgctgcctgacctgcatataggtttctcaagaggcaggtcaggtggtctggtattcctatctctttcagaattttccacagtttattgggatccacacagtcaaaggctttggcatagtcaataaagcagaaatagatgtttttctggaactctcttgctttttccatgatccagcggatgttggcaatttgatctctggttcctctgccttttctaaaaccagcttgaacgtcaggaagttcactgttcacgtattgctgaagcctggcttggagaattttgagcattactttactagcgtgtgagatgagtgcagttgtgcagtagtttgagtattctttggcattgcctttctttggaattggaatgaaaactgaccttttccagtcctgtggccactgctgagttttccaaatttgctggcatattgagtgcagcacttacacagtatcatcttccaggatttgaaatagctcaactggaattccatcacctccactagctttgttcataatgatgctttctaaggcccacttgacttcacattccagatgtctggctctaggtgagtgatcataccattgtgattatcttgattgtgaagatcttttttgtacagttcttctgtgtattcttgccacctcttcttaatatcttctgcttctgtttaggTCCATaacgtttctgtcctttatcaagcccatctttgcatgaaatgttcccttggtatctctgattttcttgaagagatctctagatcaatgcaatttctttgcattgatcgctgaggaaggctttcttatctcttcttgccattctttggaactctgcattcagatgcttatatccttccttttctcctttgcttttcgcttctcttctttccacagcttcttgtaaggcctccccagacagccattttgcttttttgcatttctttttcatggggatggtcttgatccctgtctcctgtacagtgtcacaaacctcggtccatagttcatcaggcactctatcagatctagtcccttaaatctatttctcacttccactgtataatcataagggatttgatttaggtcatacctgaatggtctagtggttttccctactttcttcaacttaagtctgaatttggcaataaggagctcacgatctgagccacagtcagctcctggtcttgtttttgctgactgtatagagcttctccatctttggctgcaaagaatataatcagtctgatttcggtgttgaccatctggtgatgtccatttgtagagtcttcttttgtgttgttggaagagggtgtttggtatgaccagtgcgttctcttggcaataccctattagcctttgccctgcttcattccgtattccaaggccaaatttgcctgttactccaggtgttcttgacttcctacttttgcattccagtcccctatagtgaaaaggacatcttttttgggtgttagttctaaaaggtcttgtaggtcttcatagaatagttccgttcaacttcagcttcttcagcgttactggttggggcatagacttggattactgtgatattgaatggtttgccttggaaatgaacagagatcattctgtcgtttttgagattgtatccaagtactgcattttggactcttttcttgaccatgatggctactccatttcttctaagggattcctgcccacagtagtagatataatggtcatctgatttaaattcacccattccggtccattttagttcgctgattcctagaatgtcgacgttcactcttgccatctcctgtgtgaccacttccaatttgccttgattcatggacctgacattccaggttcctgtgcaatattgctttttatagcatcggaccttgtttctatcaccagtcacatccacacctgggtattgGTATATTGtgtaaaatctatttattttcccatgtccagatcttagtttccctatcTTTAAGAACAATAGTCTCCCATCCAAATCTTTATGTAGGGACAGAAGGATAAGCAATTTCAAGAATGTGAAAACTTTTCTGATAGAATAGAGTCAATGCCCAGGGAATTCATATTTagataattttgtttcctttgatgaAACCTGTCCTCCCCCCAAACCTATTCCATCAAGAAAGCAAAAGTATCCTGTATATGGGGGCATAGTAAATTGctcaattataaataaatcttaaatctTGGCCCCCATTGGAAATGAAAGTAGAGAATAAACTTGAATTTGTTTTAGGACAGCTCTGTTCTGGGCCCTGGACTGCTTTCCCTAGTCGTTATTCCTATTTGCTATGACAGGATCCCAGTAAGGGACATCTTGGCAGTCCTGCTTTTGCggatgtgtgtgctaagtcactcgtcatgtccaacgctttgtgaccctgtggactgtagcccaccaggctcctctgtccatcggattctccaggcaagaatactggagtggattttcatgccctcctccaggggatcttcccaattcagggatcaaacccacgtctcttaagtctccttcagtggcagaagggttctttaccattagcaccatccGGGAAGCCCTGTCCTGCCTTTATCAGTCACTAAAGGTCAGTTAGTATATGCCTAATTTAAGTGCTTTGTATCTAATTTTCTTCGTTGATCCATTGGAATGAAACTTGTATTATATAGAGCATTGGCATTCTAAGATAATTTTCTAAGACAAAGGAgtggaaacaaaaatagaaacaaaaaacaaaggtgATACGTGCAACATCATATGGGACTGAAAAATACTCTTTGAGTTtctagttctatttccagttctctCCTAGGGGATATTGTGTGGAAATGTCTTTGTCACACTGACTGTAGGGTAAATATATTCAGTGACAGGGAGCCAGGGATGCTAAACATTCAGCAATTAAATGGACAGTCTCACAGGAAGAATTGACCCACCCAAAATATCAATTGTACTCCCACTGAAAGATATTGATTTCCCACCTGGACTTCTTCCTGGGCATTCAGGTTTTCTTTTGGCCAATTCTCTTTCCTTAATAGAAGTTCTTTTGTAAAATTAACTCCTTTGTGTTAAAGTGGCATCTGATCAAGTAACTTCTCTGCAAATAACCTGGttttgttgggattttttttgcTGTTGCCATGTTGATGGAAAAGGCTGGACAAGAATCCTTCCGTTCTATCACCCGTTCCTACTACAGAGGAGCAGCTGGCGCACTGCTGGTGTATGACATTACAAGGTGAGGCACGTCTGCTGCGTGAGAGGGAGACTCTTTCCTCTGTTCTCAAAATCTTTTTAATCCACCGAATCTAGTAAGAATGCTAAAGAGGAATtgcctgttttatatttttctttatacataTAAGTTTCCCCTTTTTCTTATGCATTTGGAATTGCTTTGGCGTTTTGAAATGGGCCTCTGACccacttttgaaatttttctgcTGTAGGCGTGAAACCTTCAATCACTTGACCTCATGGTTAGAGGATGCCCGGCAGCACTCTAGTTCCAACATGGTTATCATGCTGATTGGGAACAAgaggtaaaattttatttgtataaataataAGTACTAGATGTCATCTAGGTACTCTTTGGATATTGAATTATTTGGGACCTAAACTTTTTTAGTTCcattaccattttaaccatttttaagtgtacagttctgtggcattgagtacattcacattgttatacaaCTATCACCACCAtttatctccagaacttttttatcTTCCCCAACTGAAACTCTGTTCCCATGAACACTAATTTCACCTTCCCCATcccactgttgttgtttagtcactaagttgtgtctaactcttttgcgaccctatggactgtggcccgccagactcctctgtctgtgggatttcccagacaagaatactggagtgggttgctgtttccctctccaggggatcttcctaacccagggattgaaaccacgtctcctgcattgcagatggattctttactgctgagccatcagggaagatccccaTCCCACTAGCCCCTCGCAAtaaccattctactttctgtctcttctgaCTACTTTAGGAATCTTACAATATTTGTCCTCTTGTTCCTGGCTTCTGTTTAGCATAACATCCTCAAGGTTTATCTATATTGTAGCgtgtgtcagaattttcttctgttttaaggTTAGATAGTAATCCATTGGATGtatttaccacattttctttattatccATTGATGTACACTTTGGTTGCTTCTaacttttggctgttgtgaataatgctgctggtCAGCATGGGTGTACAAAGATCTGCTTaggtccctgctttcagttctttaggatatatgcccagaagtggaactgctggatcttatggaaattctgtttaatttttggAGGTACTGCTGTacggttttccatagtggctgcactactTAACATTGCTACTCTCAGTGCACAAGTGTTCCAGTTTCTCCCCATCCTTAGCAACATTTGTTATTCTCAGTGAATTTTCTAAGGCACCCATGAGCCAAAAGACATACTTGATGGATTTGTTATTAAATAGTTAGGTCTAAACAAAGTAGCAGGTATTTTTGTCATAGCAACTGAGTAACTGTTTGGAAAACGGAaaacatgaattaaaagaaaaagaatttattatttcattcttaagtAACTGTAACTACTTGCTAATGACCTGTGTATGCCTGTCAGGCACAGCACAGCTTGTCAAACCTTGGAGTTAACACTGCACACTACCACTCTTTTTTCTGTTGCAAATTGATTTTTGTGCAGTGTTTGCTTTTTGTCACAGCAGCTGCCAAGAATGCAGCCTCAAAAAGAAGTGCAAATGTTGAATCTATCATGATCTGATTTTGACACTGCCAGTTATATTAAGCTTGTATTtatgtgggggcttctctggtggctcaatggtaaagaatccgccttccagtgcaggagacacgggttctatccctgggttgggaagatcccctggagaaggaaatggcaaccccttccattgtttttgcctgggaaatcctatgaacagaggagcctggcaggctacagtccatggggtcacaaaagagtcggctctgacttagcgactgaacaacaacaatttatgtCGTGTTCTGATGTTGAGTGTTGCTGTGTTTCCCTTGagtatttaaaataatctgtGGCACCTAGAACTGTGGCCACAGACTGATTATACTCATTGGTTCAGCCAATTTGTGAAAAACCTTAACTACATCCTAGGTATTGTGCTAGACCCTGAGTGGGCAAGGTGAAAACAAAATCCTGCCCTCATTCCCATGGAGTTCACAGTCTAGTGGAGACatagatattaaatataaaatgatttgtaTCTGTTTACAAATTATGATAAATgcagtgaagggaaaaaaaaagggcacTATAAAAAAGAGTACCaggatacttatttattttttataattttatttgggcttctctggtgattcagatggtaaagaatccgcctgggatgcaggaggccagggtttgatcccggggtcaggaagatctcctgaagggaatggctacccactccagtgttcttgcttagagaatcccatgaacaaaggagtctgGGGTCTTAttgctgcttgtgggctttctctagttttggagagcaggagctactcactagttgcagtgtgcaggcttctcgattttgtggcttctcttgttgtggagcacgggctctaaggcATGCccgcttcagtagttgtggcaaatggacTCGGGAGTTGTGGCACACCGGCTTAGCTGctctgctctgaggcatgtgcgatcctcccagaccaaggatcaaacgagtgtcccctgcattggaccactggactaccagggaagccccagggtacTTACTGTTGATTTAGAGTTGTAATTTAAACTGGAATCTGAAGGATGGGCAAGAGTTCACTGGGCAAAGTTTTTGAAAAGGTGTCAAACGGGGTTAAGAAACTCTGTGAAAGCTCTAAACTGGGAAGAAGCTTGATGATAAGTTTATAATGTTGGAAGAACCTGGTGTGGTTAGACTAAATCAAAGGGGAATGGTACAAGATGAGGTTGGAAAAGAAGACAGGAGCCAGATCTTGTGGCACTTACAGACCTGAGTGAGGAGTCTGGATTTTATTCTAAACAAGTAGGAAGCATTTAAGAGTTTTAAGCAGGGAAGTAGCTTGATCAGATTTTAAAAGATCTGGAGGGGAGCAAGGGTTGATGTGGATCTCAGCTGCAGCAGTCCAAGTGAGAAAGTGGTGGATTGGACTAGGTCAGTGacactggagagagagagaaaggatgatTGTAAGGTACATTTTGGAAGTACTTTGCTTTGGGGTGAATTGGATATTTggtgtgaagaaggaaaaaatgttaataataacctTGGTTTTTGGCTTGTGCCATGTGGAGGTGTGGGACAGAGTTGGGTTGGGGGGAAAAGATGatatttcattttgatgtatATCTGAGGTGCCTTTTACACATGAGTAGAAATGAACAGGAAAATGGACAAACAGATCTGGAACTCAGAGGTATGTCTGGGCTAGATGTTCAGATTTAGGACTGTTGCCATTTCGGGTTAGTTCTTCCTTGGTCTTCACACAGCTCATGAAAAATAAGTATACGTTTTGCAGATGTTTTGTTCTCTAGTGGACTTACTCctggattttttcttttcatggtgAAAAACTGGAATCCTCCCAAATGAAAATTTCcagtttgaaaaatgaaaattggaCAATTCACCATAATCTTATTCTGCATCCTTTAATCCTGTGTTTCATAAAGTCTTTTCCATGCCACTTTATTCTTCCTCAGTCCTCGGCTCTGTTCTCAGGATCACCTAATTTTACCCATATCATTTTCTCTGAATCCTTCATTTCCCTGGTGGCAGGCTGCTGTTTATTATACatgttaataatgataatagtgaGTTAAGGCAGCTGGGTTTTCCTTATTCCTTGCTGTCTTCTTCTTGTGGCTTGATTCCAGTAATGAGGAAGATACTTATCACTATGCGATGTGACATCCATGACTTTTCTACTTCCCAGTAACTGgaatttccctttcttcttctttcctttggtTTAACTGGATCTCCTTCAAAAGAGAAGACTACAGCATAGACCTTGAGAAACTATGGGGCTTGCCTAACCTTTTATAAACCCTTTTCTCTGTAATAAGAGATAAGGCATTATCCTCAACTGTGCAGCAGCTGTCAAGAATCTGATCTGAAGAATATTTTCCCAGAGGCTACAGAAATCAGTAACCCTGTACAAGAGGACACCATTCAGGATCTGCATTCTTTATGGATTAACTGGCAGTTGAAACAGCTGTGGGATTCTTTTAGAAtaaatttcttctttcacttggatctttttttagttttctccCCAATTAATGATTAATCTCTTGCAGTGACTTAGAGTCTCGTAGGGATGTgaagagagaagaaggagaagCCTTTGCTCGGGAACATGGACTTATATTCATGGAAACTTCAGCCAAAACAGCCTGCAATGTTGAGGAGGTACTATTTGGGAAAAAGTAGGGAAAGCTTTTCAGAGATTACACCGTTATCTTtgtccccccttttttttccttcagaattctCCTCCTCTGTTAAAACATGGGTAAGAAAAGGATGTCTTGTGGTCATAGTGACCACGTATCTCCCTTTAAGGGAATTGTTCCATTTGTTTTTCCTTGATTCCTAAGGCTTTACTTTTATATTAAGTAACATTAATTGATAAGTGTGGATTGACACTACTGTTATTTGTAAATCATCTTAGTTGAGGAACTAATGAATTCCATCTTAGTCATTCCTAAGTCTGGTGTTGAATCTGTCTTAAGTAACTGACTCAGAAGAGAGCATGTTTGCTTTATTTGCAGAGTGTGCCAATCTGGGAACCCTAGGTACATCTTGCGTCAATACCAAAATACCATAGAAtctcttttttctatttgaaattgTTTGGAATGGCTTTTACAGGGCCTTTGGAGGACCTTGTGTATTTTTACTCAATTCTCGTAATGGTTCCCAATTCACTTTTGAAATCCAAATAGGCATAATATTTGTATTctcttttcctaatttctctACCTAAACTTGAGCCTAATGCTATGATTTATGTCTCCTTCAGGCCTTCATtaacacagccaaagaaatatatAGGAAGATCCAGCAGGGTTTATTTGATGTCCACAATGAGGTAAGATAGGGTAAGGGGCTGACAAttacttttgctttgttttaaacaGGACAGGATGCTTCCTAGAATATAAGCACTTCCTGTCTAACATGATACTATATGAAGCTATATGAACTGGCATAGcttgtctgtttttttctcaAGTCTGAGACCCAGACTGCTTAAAGAGATTATTAATTGCTGATCTAAAAGGTTTATACATTATGGGAGGTTTTCTTCTCAACCTCAGGTTTTTACTATTCCAAAGCATGAGGGAGGTGTGATTCTTAATTGCTTAGCTTCTCATTTCTATAAAGCACATTTGGGGGGGAATAAATGAATTATATGCTAATATGCTGCCACTTCTGTTTTACCTACTCTTACCAATCACATCCTGATTCTGCACATAGCTATGAAACTTAAGTATAACAGTCACTTGGGCACAGAAGCCACTTCCAGTGATCTATAATACCACAGCTGGTCACCTTATCTTCACCATCACAGAGTACTGTTCCACAGCAGTCTGGCTAAGGCACATGGTTACCTGCCAAGGCCATACCTGCTTCTAGAAATTGTAATTAatgatttctccttttatccctctcctttctcccactTACTTTTACACTGAGGTGGGAACTATTGCCTCTTTTCTCTTACAGGCAAATGGCATCAAGATTGGACCCCAGCAGTGTATTTCAACCCCAGTGGGACCCAGTGCCTCCCAGCGGGGCTCTCATGACATGGGGGCTGACTCTGGCTGCTGCTGAACAACTGGCctggactcttttttttccttcctggaacAGCTTCAGATCAATAGGCTTAAAGAAAGAGGTCTTACATGCTTTGGCTGAGAAAAGCCTCTTTTCAAGGTGTGATGTTTTGCCTCTCCACTTAAAGACCAGGGGAGAATTTGGGCCCTTATTGACCTGTCCTTCTTCAGGGACGTGAGCGTTCCCTATAGATTAGGGCTCTTTTCATTCTCctgttttaatttgtaaaatgttaGGATCAAAGCTGATTGTCATGGTAgttcaaaaataaattcttttataaGCAGACACAATCTACTCCCCACCAAGAATTAGTAACAAGGTCTAGGACGTTCTGCTTGAGCCCTTGAGGTGACTGGGATCTGGCTGCCCTTTGGGTTTTATGTCCTCAGTTTAGGGATTTCATTGAGGTTTTTCACTTGCCACTACATAAGAATTGTTGCAGAAGGCAGTTCCTTCTAGTTGAACTGCTCAAGGATGATGAACACTTCTCCTCCATCCCATTTCTAGTTTCTCTGTTTCAGAGTAACTACACAACTTTTGAGAGTAGTAGAGTTGGTCCTAGCCTTGTAGCCACTTATTATCATTACCTAAAGAAAACATCTTtccctgtttgttttgttttagggaCCAGACCTAACATTGGTAAGTCAGTGTCTTTCACCAAATAGACTCTTACTGTTTTATCCCACTCACTTCTTAAGGAGACCTATTTAGACTTTCTATCAAGCTAATCTGCCTACTGTACATGACATTTTGCTTCCACTCCTATGCCTTTGCACATGCCCTACTATACACTACTGTTATACTCAAAgtccacatttttttccttcagaaagccTTCTTTGACCTAGGGACTTCTGAACAATTACTGACACAGTACCTTTTAGCTTTCATATATTGtttattcatatgtatatttatttgtatttatgttaCTTTGTAAATATGTTTTATAGTAGCTTTGTGTGTGGAACCTGTCTCCCTGAGGTTGTAAGCTCCCTGAGAGCAGGAACCCCTGGTATGCTTTCACTTTTGTAAACCACTTCCTCCACCATTCCTTCACAGTGCCTAGTGCTACTCATGTGATCACTGAATTTGACTGACAAAGACTTGGAACAGGTTTATTTTAGGCTGCAGAGGAAACAAAAAGCCTTACAGTCATCTCTTTGTAATTCTATCTCAGTCTATTCCATCTGCTTACCCTGAATTCTTTATTgctcttctccttctcttctctctgctttccctGGCTCTTTGCCTCCATTCCATGCAGCATACAATAAAGCTGCCTGCTTCCAAGCAGTCAAATAAGTGGATACATCTCCATTTGAAGAGCATACAATACTATCCTAGTCAAGTCTGTCTTTGCTGTACTTACCGTGCAGCCTTCTGGGTCAGTTGCTGTACTGATGTCTCATTTTCTTCCACAGCACTGCGGTCTtgtgaatttttttcctctttttttttggttgtcgATAAATTGtttcattattaaatatatgcatgtatccaaGCTGCTCACATTTCATGTGTCATTTCTGATTGTATCCCAAACATAAGTAGATACTCTTCTTCTAGGGAATTGTATCAAAGGAATTGGAAGAAGCCTTCTTGAGATACATTCATTTTATACTGGATTCTGCCCCCAGTAGCAGTAGTATTAGTTCACACTGTACCACAGGAAGTTGGAAGGCATATGGAGTATTACTTTGATTaaggtttggtttggtttggtttttgaaaACTCCTACCTCATTTCAAAAAGGATTAAAGCTGTTGAATTTGGCTAGTCCACTCACACCAGAGACAGAagtaaagtaaataaaactttatggTTTCTGTACAGGAGTTTTCCTCTGTCAGTCAAAGAAACCTTTAGCGATCAGGATGAATCAGAACATTGATCAGAACATCATTCTGTCTAGAGCTGCTGCTTTTggaatgtatctttttttttttttttaacatggtaaACAATTCAAATGGAGTATCTCTTGAATTGATAATCCCATATTATCCAAAAACCACTCATAACCTTCTATACTCAGGTATTTCATCAGTTTTAAGCATAAGAAATGAGAGTATCTAGGCAAATTTATGACCTTTGTTGATCACTGCTGAGGTTCTGAATGAAATGGTCATGAGAAGTTACAGAAAATGCATCTCCCACCCCCATGTGAAGAATACTGGTTATAAGATAATATGAGTGTTGGTTGATTTTTGAAGCCCAGGACCCTTGGAAATATACTACTTATAGCAGTCTAAGTCATTACTATTTATAGGTCATTGCATATGGCAGGGATACCCATTCCCCTTTCTGTCTGTGCCTAATAACTGGTTCCTT is part of the Bos indicus x Bos taurus breed Angus x Brahman F1 hybrid chromosome 10, Bos_hybrid_MaternalHap_v2.0, whole genome shotgun sequence genome and harbors:
- the RAB2B gene encoding ras-related protein Rab-2B, whose product is MTYAYLFKYIIIGDTGVGKSCLLLQFTDKRFQPVHDLTIGVEFGARMVNIDGKQIKLQIWDTAGQESFRSITRSYYRGAAGALLVYDITRRETFNHLTSWLEDARQHSSSNMVIMLIGNKSDLESRRDVKREEGEAFAREHGLIFMETSAKTACNVEEAFINTAKEIYRKIQQGLFDVHNEANGIKIGPQQCISTPVGPSASQRGSHDMGADSGCC